CGTTCGTCGAGCGGGACGACATATAGAGCATGTTCTCGACGCCGTTGACCTCTTGCTCGATTGGAATGGCCACGATGTCGGCGACGGTCTTCGCGTTGGCGCCGGGATAGGTCGCCGAGACCTGCACGACCGGGGGCGCCACCTCGGGGTATTGGGCCACCGGCAGCCCAACGACGGCCACGCCGCCAACGATCACGATGACGATCGAGAGCACCGTCGCGAAGATCGGGTGGTCGATGAAGAAATGGGATATCATGATGAACTCTCGAGGGTCGGCAATCCCATTGGGGCCTGAATTCTAGCCAGGTCGATTGCCGGCCGAAGAAGACACTCGACCATCACTCCTAGGACTCTATTGGGCCGCCGTTTGTGTCGGCGCCGGTTCGGCAATCGGCTCGACAGGGTAATTCAGGCGGGCGCGTTGCATGCCTTCCACAATGATTTGCGTGTCCTTGGCTAGCGGTGGATTTGGGGCGCTGACAACTTGCATCCCGTTATCCAACAGTCGTCCCAGCCGCACGTCACAACGCTTGACGATCCTCTTGGCATCGACCGTCAGAAGATATTTTCGATCCTGATCGGTGTTGACCGCCGACTCGGGCACCAAGATCGCATCGTACGGTGCGCCGACGGGAACACGAACGCGCACTCGGTAGCCGGGCGCAAACAGGCCATTGGGATTCTTCACTTCCGCCCGCACCTCGATCGTGCCGGTGGTCGAATCGATTTCGTTGTTGGCAAAATCGAGAGTCGCCTCGTGCGGATAGCCTTCATCCGTCTCGAGTCCGAAGCGGATTTTGATTTTGCGCTCGCGAAGGGGTCGCTTGTCGAGTTCGGTGCCGCTTTTCGCCCGGGCATCCTGCTCTGTCTTGAGAAATTTTTGTAGCGCCGGCTCGTCGACTGAGAAGTAAAGGGAAATCGGATCCACGGCCACGATCGTTGTCAGCACCGGATCGCTGCCGCCGGCGTTAACCAGGTTTCCCTCAGTCAGTTGAGCGCGGCCGATGCGTCCGGCGATGGGGGCCGTGACTTTCGCGTATTCCAAATCCAGCCGCAATCCGTTCACTTCTTCCATCTTCGCCGCAACTTGCGCCTCGGCGTAGCCCACGTCGGCGATCGCCTTGTCGAGCTGTTGCTGCGTGACGGCCCTAGTCTTCACCAACTCGGTGTACCGCTCAACGTCTCTCTGCAGGGCGATCCGCTGGGCGTCGATCGCCTTGGCCTGCGACAGCGCCTGATCGATCTGTGTCTGAAACGGACGCGGGTCCAATTCGAAGAGCAATTGCTCCTTGGTCACCATGTCGCCGTCGTGAAAAGCGACCTTCTTGATATGGCCGCGGACCCGGGCGCGAACCTCGACCTTCTCCGATGGCCGTAGCCAGCCGGTGTAGGAATCTTCGTCGGTGACCTGTGAAAACACGGGCGTCTGGACCGTCACCTTCGGCGGCTTGGACTCGGCAGACGGGGCGGCGGTTTTATTGCATCCGCCGGCTGATTCGACGGCAACCGCAAGGAAGATAAACAGCGCCGGTTGAACTTTGCGAGTCATAAAAACCTCCCGCGGAATCCGCAATGGGCGAACATTCCAAAACCAACTCATTTCCCGCCGGCCGAACGCTTGACGTATTCGTCGCGGGTCTGCTCGTCGATGAAATAGACCGTCTTTCCCTCCTTTTCGAGCTTCGCACCGGCCGCGTACTTGGGGAATTGAATCTTGGCGACGGGATCCTCAACCATGTGTCCCTTGAGGTAATACTGGTTCTCATGCAACGACAGGTACGTTCGCACGAAGCCCACAATGCGATCGTCAAGCCATTTTGCCAGTGCCTCGCGATCGACGGAGTCGAGCGGAAACGCGATCTCCGAGTGCGAATCGAATTTCATCATGATCGGCAGGATTTCGAGATCGGAGCTGAAAACCACTTGGCGCACGTCGGCATCCGCGAATGCGGTCAATCGCAAATCGACCCGAGCTAACTCGGTGTCGAACTTGAAGGCGGCGCTGCGCCGGCTGGGTGCGATTGTCGGCGTGACTTTGGCCCGGTCGCCGAATTTCGCCCGCAATGCTTCAAGTCGGGGCCGCCAGACGTCGACCAGCTCGCCGAGCAGTTTGTCGAACCTCTCGAGCCGCTGCTGCCGCTCGACATGCTCCTGAGTTTTTTCCGCTTGAAACGCCTTGAGCTTGTCGCGGTTGGTGTCAAATTCCGCATCGATCCGCTTGAGTAACTCGTTCACGTCGGCCATAGGACACCT
The sequence above is drawn from the Pirellulales bacterium genome and encodes:
- a CDS encoding efflux RND transporter periplasmic adaptor subunit yields the protein MTRKVQPALFIFLAVAVESAGGCNKTAAPSAESKPPKVTVQTPVFSQVTDEDSYTGWLRPSEKVEVRARVRGHIKKVAFHDGDMVTKEQLLFELDPRPFQTQIDQALSQAKAIDAQRIALQRDVERYTELVKTRAVTQQQLDKAIADVGYAEAQVAAKMEEVNGLRLDLEYAKVTAPIAGRIGRAQLTEGNLVNAGGSDPVLTTIVAVDPISLYFSVDEPALQKFLKTEQDARAKSGTELDKRPLRERKIKIRFGLETDEGYPHEATLDFANNEIDSTTGTIEVRAEVKNPNGLFAPGYRVRVRVPVGAPYDAILVPESAVNTDQDRKYLLTVDAKRIVKRCDVRLGRLLDNGMQVVSAPNPPLAKDTQIIVEGMQRARLNYPVEPIAEPAPTQTAAQ